The Falco naumanni isolate bFalNau1 chromosome 1, bFalNau1.pat, whole genome shotgun sequence genome window below encodes:
- the MRM3 gene encoding rRNA methyltransferase 3, mitochondrial: MAALGRLCRLCRWLPRPGGPGEAGGARRGVRALRRSPVRVLPPQKERAEAAEAQRSPGARPPPPPPAVERSAAGPGLWFEKAAAGDRRLGKVVTIAKSKKFRDRHGKVLLEGHRLIRDALEAGAVLQSLFFSTVGQLNELPQAKLKGANLIKVKFEDIKSWSDLVTPQGLIGVFSKPDHAKMSYPVAQLTSSLPLLLICDNIRDPGNLGTILRSAAGAGCEKVLLTKGCVDPWEPKVLRAGMGAHFRLPVIANLDWEFVPKNLPAGIRVCVADNKDPSAQAKAMPTPRGAGRDGSAPHSPKAPVKSKPKAAPECEDEEGTADVCIPEVAAQYYYENWTQTPVAVVIGGETHGLSPDAIHLAASTGGKRLVIPVVPGMDSLNSAIAAGIVLFEGKRQLQWRHKQEDERQKFPVVG, encoded by the exons ATGGCGGCGCTGGGGCGGCTGTGCCGGCTGTGCCGCTGGCTGCCGCGGCCCGGCGGCCctggggaggcggggggggcgcggcgcggggtGCGGGCGCTGCGGCGGAGCCCCGTGCGGGTGCTGCCGCCGCAGAAGGAGCGGGCCGAGGCGGCCGAGGCGCAGCGGAGCCCCGGGGcgcggccccccccgccgccgccagcggTGGAGCggagcgcggccgggccggggctgtgGTTCGAGAAGGCGGCGGCCGGTGACAGGAGGCTGGG AAAAGTGGTGACCATCGCCAAGTCGAAGAAGTTTCGGGACCGCCACGGGAAGGTCCTGCTGGAGGGTCACAGGCTGATCAGGGACGCCCtggaggcaggagctgtgctgcagtctCTCTTCTTCAGCACTGTGGGGCAGCTGAACGAGCTGCCCCAGGCAAAGCTGAAAGGAGCCAACTTAATTAAAGTGAAATTTGAAGATATTAAGAGCTGGTCTGACCTCGTAACTCCTCAGGGGCTGATAG GGGTCTTTTCCAAGCCTGACCATGCCAAGATGTCTTACCCTGTTGCTCAGCTAACCAGCTCCTTGCCGCTGCTCCTCATCTGTGACAATATCCGAGATCCGGGAAACCTGGGAACCATTCTGAGATCTGCAGCAGGAGCGGGCTGTGAGAAAGTGCTGCTCACCAAAG GCTGTGTGGATCCGTGGGAGCCAAAGGTTCTCCGTGCGGGCATGGGGGCTCACTTCCGTCTGCCTGTCATTGCCAACCTGGACTGGGAATTTGTTCCCAAAAACCTTCCTGCCGGTATCCGGGTCTGCGTGGCTGACAACAAAGACCCAAGCGCTCAGGCCAAGGCCATGCCTACGCCgagaggagctggcagggatggctctgctccccacagcccaaAGGCTCCTGTGAAATCCAAACCCAAGGCTGCTCCTGAGtgtgaggatgaggagggaaCAGCAGATGTCTGCATCCCAGAGGTGGCTGCACAGTATTACTACGAGAACTGGACGCAGACTCCAGTGGCCGTGGTGATTGGCGGAGAGACCCACGGTCTGAGTCCAGACGCAATTCACCTCGCTGCCAGCACAGGGGGGAAGAGACTGGTCATTCCCGTGGTGCCAGGCATGGACAGCTTGAATTCCGCTATTGCTGCTGGCATTGTGCTGTTTGAGGGGAAGAGGCAGTTGCAGTGGAGGCACAAGCAGGAAGATGAGAGGCAGAAGTTCCCTGTAGTGGGCTAA
- the GLOD4 gene encoding glyoxalase domain-containing protein 4 isoform X2 translates to MVGYGPEDDHFVAELTYNYGIGEYRLGNDFLGITLVSSQAVNNAKKMGWPLKEVTTGIFEAEAPGGYKFYLEDKEQLKQDPVLKVTLGVSDLQKSVNYWSDLLGMKIYEKDEEKQRALLGYADNQCKLELKSVGGVVDHGTAFGRIAFSCAKEELPNIEALMKKENQKILTPLVSLDTPGKATVQVIILADPDGHEICFVGDEAFRDLSKVDPNGDKLLDDAMAADNSDKWFAAQKMKKASA, encoded by the exons ATGGTGGGCTATGGGCCAGAAGATGATCACTTTGTCGCAGAATTGACTTACAACTACGGTATTGGAGAATATCGCCTGGGCAATGACTTTCTG GGCATAACACTTGTGTCCAGCCAAGCTGTCAACAATGCTAAGAAGATGGGGTGGCCCCTCAAAGAAGTCACGACTGGTATTTTTGAAGCTGAAGCCCCAGGGGGTTATAAATTCTACTTGGAAGACAAAGAACAGCTCAAGCAAG ATCCTGTGCTAAAGGTAACCCTCGGTGTCTCCGATCTGCAGAAGTCTGTTAACTACTGGTCTGATTTGCTCGGAATGAAAATATATGAGAAGGATGAGGAGAAACAAAGGGCTTTGCTAGGCTATGCAGATAACCAG tgtaAGCTGGAGTTGAAGAGTGTTGGAGGAGTGGTGGATCACGGGACAGCGTTTGGGCGGATTGCTTTCTCCTGTGCAAAGGAAGAG ttGCCAAACATTGAAGCACTGATGAaaaaagagaatcagaaaattTTAACGCCTCTGGTTAGCTTGGACACACCTGGCAAAGCCACGGTGCAAGTGATTATTTTGGCTGATCCT GATGGCCATGAAATCTGTTTTGTGGGAGACGAAGCATTTAGAGATCTGTCCAAGGTGGACCCTAATGGTGACAAGTTGTTAGACGAT
- the GLOD4 gene encoding glyoxalase domain-containing protein 4 isoform X1: MAARRALHFVFKVGDRGRTARFYRELLGMSVLRHEEFEEGCKASCNGPYDGKWSKTMVGYGPEDDHFVAELTYNYGIGEYRLGNDFLGITLVSSQAVNNAKKMGWPLKEVTTGIFEAEAPGGYKFYLEDKEQLKQDPVLKVTLGVSDLQKSVNYWSDLLGMKIYEKDEEKQRALLGYADNQCKLELKSVGGVVDHGTAFGRIAFSCAKEELPNIEALMKKENQKILTPLVSLDTPGKATVQVIILADPDGHEICFVGDEAFRDLSKVDPNGDKLLDDAMAADNSDKWFAAQKMKKASA, translated from the exons ATGGCGGCTCGGCGGGCGCTGCACTTCGTCTTCAAAGTGGGCGATCGCGGCCGGACTGCGCGGTTCTACCGGGAGCTGCTGGGCATGAGC GTGCTGAGGCACGAGGAGTTCGAGGAGGGCTGCAAAGCCAGCTGCAACGG CCCTTATGACGGAAAATGGAGCAAAACAATGGTGGGCTATGGGCCAGAAGATGATCACTTTGTCGCAGAATTGACTTACAACTACGGTATTGGAGAATATCGCCTGGGCAATGACTTTCTG GGCATAACACTTGTGTCCAGCCAAGCTGTCAACAATGCTAAGAAGATGGGGTGGCCCCTCAAAGAAGTCACGACTGGTATTTTTGAAGCTGAAGCCCCAGGGGGTTATAAATTCTACTTGGAAGACAAAGAACAGCTCAAGCAAG ATCCTGTGCTAAAGGTAACCCTCGGTGTCTCCGATCTGCAGAAGTCTGTTAACTACTGGTCTGATTTGCTCGGAATGAAAATATATGAGAAGGATGAGGAGAAACAAAGGGCTTTGCTAGGCTATGCAGATAACCAG tgtaAGCTGGAGTTGAAGAGTGTTGGAGGAGTGGTGGATCACGGGACAGCGTTTGGGCGGATTGCTTTCTCCTGTGCAAAGGAAGAG ttGCCAAACATTGAAGCACTGATGAaaaaagagaatcagaaaattTTAACGCCTCTGGTTAGCTTGGACACACCTGGCAAAGCCACGGTGCAAGTGATTATTTTGGCTGATCCT GATGGCCATGAAATCTGTTTTGTGGGAGACGAAGCATTTAGAGATCTGTCCAAGGTGGACCCTAATGGTGACAAGTTGTTAGACGAT